Proteins encoded within one genomic window of Macaca thibetana thibetana isolate TM-01 chromosome 3, ASM2454274v1, whole genome shotgun sequence:
- the DNAJC28 gene encoding dnaJ homolog subfamily C member 28, which produces MNTTYVMMAQILRSHLIKATVIPNQVKMLPYIGIIRNRMMSTHKSKKKIREYYRLLNVEEGCSADEVRESFHKLAKQYHPDGGSNTADSATFIRIEKAYRKVLSHVIEQANASQNKGEEEDDVEKFKYKTPQHRHYLSFEGIGFGTPTQREKQYRQFRADRATEQVMEYQKQKLQSQYFPDSITVKNIKQSKQQKITQAIERLVEDLIQESMAKGDFDNLSGKGKPLKKFSDCSYIDPMTHNLNRILIDNGYQPEWILMQKEISDTIEQLREAILVSRKKLGNPMTPTEQKQWKHVCEQFQENIRKLNKRINDFNLIVPILTRQKVHFDAQKEIVRAQKIYETFIKTKEVTDGNPNNLDQGEGEKTPEIKKGFLNWMNLWKFIKIRSF; this is translated from the coding sequence ATGAATACAACGTACGTGATGATGGCTCAGATCTTAAGATCTCACCTGATAAAGGCTACAGTGATTCCTAATCAAGTGAAAATGCTTCCATATATTGGTATCATTAGAAATAGAATGATGTCAACCCATAAATCCAAAAAGAAGATCAGAGAATATTATAGGCTGCTGAACGTGGAAGAAGGCTGCTCTGCAGATGAAGTCAGGGAATCTTTTCATAAGCTTGCCAAGCAATATCATCCTGACGGTGGCTCTAATACGGCTGATTCTGCAACATTTATAAGGATTGAAAAAGCTTATAGAAAGGTGCTCTCCCATGTGATAGAACAAGCAAATGCGAGTCAGAATAAAGGTGAAGAAGAAGATGATgtagaaaaattcaaatataaaacacCCCAACACCGGCATTATTTAAGTTTTGAAGGTATTGGTTTTGGGACTCCAACTCAACGAGAGAAGCAATATAGGCAATTTAGGGCAGACCGTGCTACTGAACAAGTGATGGAATATCAAAAGCAGAAACTACAAAGCCAGTATTTTCCTGATAGTAtaactgttaaaaatataaaacagagcaAACAGCAAAAGATAACTCAGGCTATAGAGCGTTTAGTGGAGGACCTCATTCAAGAATCCATGGCAAAAGGAGACTTTGACAATCTCAGTGGGAAAGGAAAACCTCTGAAAAAGTTTTCTGACTGTTCTTACATCGATCCCATGACTCACAACCTGAACCGAATACTGATCGATAACGGATACCAACCAGAATGGATCCTTATGCAAAAGGAAATCAGCGATACTATTGAGCAACTCAGAGAGGCAATTTTAGTGTCTAGGAAAAAACTTGGGAATCCAATGACACCAACTGAACAGAAACAGTGGAAACATGTTTGTGAGCAGTTtcaagaaaacatcagaaaattaaacaagcgaattaatgattttaatttaattgttcCCATCCTGACCAGGCAAAAAGTCCATTTTGATGCTCAGAAAGAAATTGTCAGAGCCCAGAAAATATATGAGacctttataaaaacaaaagaagtcacAGATGGAAACCCAAATAACCTTGatcaaggagaaggagagaaaacacCTGAAATCAAGAAAGGTTTTTTAAACTGGATGAATCTGtggaaatttattaaaatacGATCATTTTGA